From Mycobacterium cookii:
TAATTTTCATCCCGCCGAAGTAAACGCCGCCAATCTCTATGAACGCGGTCAGGTGATCGACGCTTATCACAAGCTGGTCCGCGCGGGCGGCGAAGACGTCGTTTCCCTCCTGACCGACCATTACCGATCGACGGCAGGGAAGACTCTCGATCTGGACAATATCTCGATGGCGGGGCAGGCCGAAAATGCTGACAGTTGGATCACTCGCCATCACAATAAAACGCCCGATGTCGTTAATGGCGAATTTTCGATGCGAGTCGGATTCGGCTCTCGGCAATGGAGCGGAACGGAATGGAAGGTTGATTGGCATCTCGGACCATTCAATCACGATTTGGGTTGTCATACCGGTGACATCTCTTGGGATGTCGCCGAAGCACTACCTAAACCGGACAACATCAACTCGGCTTCACCGAGAATGCGATTCAATGACGACAAAGATCTTCAAATCCATCTTCGTCATTATGTGAGTCTTCACCCGAATATGACCCAAACCGCCATTCTCGACGCATTGAGTCTAGACACTAAACTGCCAAAGAAGACACTGAAAGAGATGTGGGCTAAGGCGCAGGAGTGTGGACTAATCGTAGATAAATCGATTGCGCGCGAGGAAACCGATCCCCGCGACTCGACCAAGAGGCGCAAAGTGACCCGAAGGATATGGTTTCTGGGTCAGGGTACGCCAACGTTGGCGGAATCGCGCCAGACTTGGGGTGCCGACCCGCTGCCGGGGGCCACACCATGAGCACCACGGCGGAGCTGTGCGCGCAGAGGTTGCGGATAACCCTGCCGGCGGCGGGTCGCCCACGGTTGTCGGCGTCGGCGAGCAAACACTTACGCACCCGAGAGTCCGGTGTTCGCGTAGGTCAGCGCGGAATTAATGTCGAAACTGTTGTTAGCGGGTTGCTGACAACGATGCAGGACAACAGTGGCAACAATTTTGGGGTTGCTGCCAAAGGGCGGCTGACGATGACTGTCGCAACAAGTCCGGAGCGAAATTGTTGTGAATTGGTGCCCTTTGCTATCCGCCCTGGCAGGCGCAACCCTGCCAAGGGCAGAAGTGCTATAAGGAACTGTTGCCTTGGAATTGTTGTTTCGGCGGGCCGGTGTGGGCCGGCTGACGCGGAAGGAAGCAATGATGACTGACCTTTCGGGCGCGGCACCTATCGACCGCTGGGAACGCAGCGCCCATCCGGGGCGCCGATGCACGGCACATCGGAAAAACGGTGATCGATGCAAGAATGCCGCCCGCCTTGGAACAAACGTGTGCGATTTCCATGGAGCGAAGGCTCCGCAGGTGAAACGCAAAGCGCGACAGCGTATCGAGGAAGCTGCCGATCGGGTGGCCTGCGAACTACTGAAGATGGCGACCGACGATAACGTGGCCGATTCTGTAAAGCTGGCTGCGATTCGCGATGTCCTCGACAGGGCGGGTCTAGGGGCGAGAACCGCGGTTGAAGTGGAAGTCGGACCGCCAAAACCCTATGAACAGATATTCGACGGCTTGGCTGTAATTGAATCCGGCTCACGTGCCGATTTTCGACGATCTCGAGGCTTCCCCGACGATTCCGACGTAGACCACAGACGACCTTTGGCGGATCGTCCGCGAGAGCTGCCCGCCGCAGGTGACGAGCCAATCGACGCCGAGATCGTCGGTTACCAGCCGCACAGAAGAATTCACCGGCATCCCGCCGGCGGAAAAAGAGAAAGAGAAAGACAAAGAGAAAGAGGAGAAACATCGTGACCGCAGACACCCCAAGCACCGAAGAGAAGGCCGCCGAAGTCTTTGCGCTCCGCCTGATACTCGACCACCTTAAAATGGCTGGCGGTGCGCCGCGGACGGATATCGTCGACGAGCCGAACTACGAGACCAACCACGAAAATGCCGCCGATGTCCCAGACCTGGAACTCGTGTTCCACGAACTTGCCATAACCGCGGCTGCCGCGATGATCAGAGGGGCTGACAGCCCCGAAGCTGGCATGGAGCGGGCGATCCGCGAGATCGAAGACATGCTCGCAAAGGTGCTGGACAGCGACTGATGTCTACACAAGCGAGAGTCGCACCATCGAGCCGCTGGGCGTCGCATCGCCAGCACGCGGCGCCGCGCCGACACAGGGTCTGCAAAACTCTAGTTCTGAGACAAGGCAAGCGAGTTTCAAAGCAGGACCGAAACCACCGGATCGACGCGTCACAAAAGTTGCCTCAGAACCAGCGTTCATATGTTTGCGTTAGGCGACGTCGCACGGTGTCGGGATGGTGCCGCTTGAGGTCGCGGAGCCACAGCAGGATCGCAATGCGCCGCGCAGCAGCTCGGATGCTAGCTCGGCGAGCGGAAGCGCTGGTCCGGTCGGTACGCGACTGGGCGGGCAAAATTCGCATCCACACGGTCAAACGACGGTCAGATTAGGAGTACTAACCAAGCATCGTAACGCGAAATCCGTTGTGGGTGTGCATACTATGCCGCTTCGGCAGCTCCAGATCTCGCCACGTATTCAGCTTGTCTCGCTGTTACGCTGCAATTGGTCAGCCGGAAGTGCTGTCCAAGCAAGCAGCACGGGAAGGCAAGAACTTGTGCAAAAGATGTGTCCCGAGTGCCTGAAGCTCATAAACGTGAACGAAGGCAAGTTCCGACCACACAAGGCGAAGCGCGGACTTTCATGTCCTGGTAGCGGACTGCCGATCAAGAAGGCGCTGCGTACGTCGGTCAAGGTGGTCGGCGGTGGGCTGCCGGGTCTGGGCAAGAGGGGAGGCTGACCTATGCACATTAGGGTCCGCGAGTCATCGCGCCGCATCAAGGGTAAGCCGATCAAGAGATACCAAGCAGTCTGGTATGAACGCGACCGTGAGTACCGCGAGACCTTCGACACTCGTGAGCTGGCAGAAGACAAGCTAGACAATGTGAAAAGACAATTGGCGCAAGGACAATCACCGGCCAGCTTGCGCGAGCGTGGCCGTGAGACCTTTGGCGTGGTTGCAGCACAATGGCTTGCTAGTCGTCACGATCTCAAGCCGCGCACCCGTGCCGAATATGTAAACCTGTTGTCAGACAAGATTAGAGCCCGCCGCAACGCTGACGGTGCCAGCACAGCCGACCTTTCGATCAGAAGGACCTTCGGCGATCGTCCGGTCAACGAGATCATGCGCGCCGACGTAGCGGATTGGGTAGGCAACCTCGCCAAGGCGGGCAAGTCGGCGTCGACGGTAAGACATCATTATTTCGTTGTGCGACAGATACTGTCGCAGGCAGTGGCAGATGGCCGGCTCACGGTCAATCCGGCCGATCATGTGAAGCTTCCGAGCGAGCGAAGCGCGGCGGGTGGGACACCCGGCGTGGTCGACGATCCCGACATGTTCCTCACCGCTGATCAGGTGGCCGCGCTGGTCAACGCTACGCCTTGGCCGTGCAACGTGATGGTCCACCTGGCCGCGTGGTCGGGTCTGCGCGCCGCCGAGCTGGCGGGTTTGCAAGTCGGCGATGTCGAGTTACCAGACCGGTCGATCAATTCGAGCGCACTCACCAAGCCCGGTCTGCTGCACGTCGAGCGAACCATGATTACAGTCGACGGCGCGCTGGTCTACGACACGCCGAAGACCAAGGGCAGCCGTCGCCGGGTGCCGTTGATGACGGCGACGACCGAATTGCTTCGCGAGTACCTGGCCGACCACCCGCGTCGCGACGAGCCGACCGCGCCGCTGTTCTGCGCGGTGAGTCTGCGACCGGCCAAACCGACCGGCAAGCGGGCTACCGACGCCTACGGCAACCGTATGGTCTCGACCGCGAGCGAGGCGCTGGCTGCGCTGCCGGTCGAACAGGCAGCCGACCGTTTGGTCTTGGATTGGTCGGCTTCGATTCGTCATCAGACGTTCTACAAAGCCGTTTTCCGTCCTGCGGTGTTACGCGCCAACCGCATTGGCGGCGACGACTCGGTGCTGCCGCCAGCATTGAAGTTTCACGCGCTGCGCCATACTTACGCGAGCTTGTGCGTCGCGGCGGGAATTCCGCCGCTGCAACTGAGCCGGTTCATGGGCCACGCAAAGGTGACGACGACGCTGGCGGTCTACACGCACTTGTTCGATGACGATCACTCGGAGACCATGGCGGCCCTCGAAGCCATAAGCACACCAACCGCTACGTTGAATGTGGTGCCGCTCCGCCGGGCTCGTCACCGATGACTACGCCAAAGCCCGCTGCCACCGAGCGCGATTATTTGGATGGCTCGACACGAGTCAGGGCTCGGTCTTAGGGCGCCACGCGCTGACATGGCAGCCAGAATGGAATGGTGAAGCCCTGCACTGACCCGCTCCTCAATGAGTTCGACATCACAGGTGCGGATTCGATGTGCTTGGACTGCGTGGGAGAGCCGCGGTGCAAAGAGGCCGAGACCGTGCTCGCAGACGACCGCTGCTCATTCTGTGCATCCTCACGCGGTCTGAAACGCGAAGTAGGCCCTCACCGGGGCCAGACCAGGAACGAGGAGGTAACACCGGTAGTTGATGCTACGTCTGCCACTTCTCGTACCTCCAGACTGTAGGCGCCGGGGTCGAGTGGAGCGGTCCGGTATTCGACTGCGCTTTGTCGCAACACCTTCTCCACCTCTTCAACCACTGCCCCGTGCTCGTTGCGCACCGTCACAAGGACGCTTCGACGTCCCGCCGGTGACGATATAGTCGCCGTCACAGGGTCTCCGACCGAAAGTAACTCCGGCACTGTGACCGAATAGTCCTCGGCAGGAACGGCTTTGACAATCACCGGTGCTGATGACACAACGGACTCGACCTCATCGAGCGCCGCGTTGTTGCACTGCAGATGGCCGTGTTTGTCCGCGATCCGTCTAATCGAATTATCATCGAGCGGAACGCCTTTGGGTCCCGAAGCCGCTGACACAGTGCCATCACCGGCAACGTCGCTATCACCAAGAAGATTTGAAAACACGTAACGCCCGCCAATGAGAGCGGCGGACGCGGTCGTCGGCTGCTTAGCGCCAACGATAGCGTGGCGTCGCGCGAGATTGCCGACATCTTCGGATTCAGCGTCTTCAAGCTCTTGATAAAAGCGGGCCGCATCGCGGCACAGAGTGCTTGGCAGCACCGAGGTTGTCTGGTCCACAAGGTATTCGAGTTCTCGGTCACCGTGATTGACGCATGCGTAACTCGGTAGCAGCTGGTGTACCGATGGGAAAGAAAGCACGGTCTCGTGGAGGTGTTCGCCAAATCGGCCCAATTTTGGCATCGGTCCATCCACCAGGACAGACATGGCTTTGATCGCTCCCCGGTAGGGTGTGCCGAGCGTGATCATCTTGCGCGTGTGTGGCGCGCCCCCTTCCTTGCTGATGTACCAACGGGCGATCAAGCCGCCCATGGAGTGACATACGAAGATGATCTTGGCGTCCCGGTTTTGTGGAGCACAGTCGCGCCAGCGGTCGAGTGCCGATTCGGCGCACATCTGTAATTGTCGTGCGTTGTGGCGGTTGGAGAGTCGCCAATCATAGGGGAAGAGAACAGGATTGAGGTCGTTGAACTCCTGAAGGCCAGCACTAGCGCGTACGCGGGTGGCTCGAAGTCGTTCGACGAGCTTGTCGTAGCCGTGAATAGGTGTCCACAGGCCCGGAATGAAACGCAGGGTTGAAATCAGCTCTGCTGCTTCGACACCGTCCTCGGGGGCCCGGTCACCGATGTCGTTGGGTAGCTTCAGCTTCCGGATATGCTTGCCGAACGTGGCTAGCGTCGCGAGTACTGTCGTTGGCTTCGAGGACCATATTTCAGTGCCATCAAATCGCAAGGTGCTTCCGGTGATGCCGGGAATCACCACGATGAGGTCGTTGTCAGCCATCTTCACCTCCCGTTTCGACGAGAATCTGTGCGGCTTGGCTGAATTCGGGTTTGGCTTGCGCCAGACGTTCACATAGCCGTAGCCAATCGGCTACCCGCGTCGGCGTGGCTTCCGCGGCCGCCGCGATGAGCTCTCGCCCGTGCGAAGCGGCCTTTGGGTCGATCTCAGGGTCCAGCAGGGTCACGCCCATGTAGAACGAGACGGGCACGGTGAGTTCGGGTTTAGCGGCTTCAATGGCGTAGCTCATCAGAACGGCGGCCGCTCGGCGGAGCACTTTGATGTCGTGGTTTTCGGCGATGTGCGCAAGCAGTGATTCCGTCTGATTAGCATCGGGCGCGGCCGCGGCGACCTCGGTGTGCAGCGGGATGCGGCTCAGCTCGATGAGGTTGACTGCTGCCGCCGCGCGCGGACTGTCGGCGCGCGCACGGAGGTGTCGAACCACAGTGTCGCCGCGTAGTTCCTCGGCGTACTGGCTGAGCAAGGCGATGCGCTGGTTCAGGTCGGCTTCGAGGAACCGTTCTGCGAGATCGTAGGTGTTCCTCTCCGCGATGTTCTTTCTGTAGGCGGCGTCGAGCTTGGCGCGCTCGATGCCTCCATCAATAGCTTCTGGCTTGATAAATGGATTGAAGCGGAGTCGGTCGCGGATATCCCGCAGCGCTGACGCGCGTGCAGGATCGACGACGAGAACGGCTTCATCGATGGCGCTGTCGTAGTCGTCGCCGAGCAGGTGATTGTTTTGTCGCAGGAAGGCTTCGGCGGTCGCGTAGTCCGGGGTTGAAACCCACCGCATCGCCCATTCGATCTTTTGTTCATCGACGGCTGTCCATGCTGGCAGGTCTGTCCCGGTGGATCGCTGCCACAGCAGGTCGAACTGGACCCGGCCGGTGGCGCGGATTTTGCGGGTGAGCCGCCGGATGTGAAGGAGCAGCATCGGATTGGCGGTGCCAAGTTCGTCTATGGCCGTGTGGATCCACGAAGGCGCCCGCGGATGTCCAAGACGTAGTCCGTTGACGACGGTATACAGCAAGAGCGCTCTTCTTGGTCCGTCCAGGTTTTCCAGGGATTGGGCAAGGTGCTGATCGAGCAGGTCGAAGTCGTCGCCGAGTTCGTCGAGCGCGATGGCCAGTGTGGCGAATGCCTTGCCGCAGGTGTCGACGTCGTCGACGCCTAGCTCGGGAATAAGCCGATAGTGTTCAATCGCGGCAATCGCAGTATCGCGAGCATTCGCCGGCTGGCGATACTCCAGCTGGAGACGCGCCTGAATGCCCAACGCCGAGGCGAGGCCGTCGCGGTGCGAGCTGTCGACGTCGAGCAGCTGAGTCCAAAGCGCGACGGCGTCGGCGATGGCGGCCAGGCCGGATTCTATACGGCCGGCCATCCCGTGTAGGGCGGCGAGGTTGCGCAGCCCGGTGGCATACTGCGGTGTGCGGTCCAGGCCGTCCTCGCGAATTAGTTGCACGACGCGCTCCGCGTAGCGGATGGCCTGTGCGGGATTAGGCTCGGCTGCTTTGGTGGCGCTTATATAGATCGTCGCGAGCTCCTCGCGCGACATCAACTGCCCTGCCAGTAGCTGCTCGCCCTGACGGGTGGCTTGAGCTGCCAACAGCATGCCCGCCCGCGCATTTCCGGCCCGCACGGTGTAGATCGCAGTGAAAGCACGGGTGGTGGCCGCGTACACGTCGTTGCGGGGGTTGCCCGTCGATAACTGTTCGTACAGGTTGATCGCCTCGGCGCCGGCCGCTGCCGCCCCGGGGAACCGACCGGCCGCCGCCAGACGCTGGCAGTAGTTCGACAGCACCCGGGCCACGTCATTGTCGAGGCTGGGATTGTCGTCCCGCGCGGCGCGGTAATAGCTCAGTGCCTGCTCGCTGGCCTGCAATGCCTCGCTGTGGTGGCCGGTCACTGTCAGCGTGTTGGCGTAGTTGTCCAACATCAGCGCGAGGGCGGGCCGCATAGCCTCTTCGCGATCGGCGACGTTGCGCATCATGTCAACAGCTGCGCGGGCGGGACTCATCGCCGCTTCCGCCCGTCCCGATGCGAGCAGCATATTTGCGTAATTCGTCAGTGCCCCAGCGTAATTTACAGTCTCGGCGGCAGTGAGCGACGTCATAGCCTGGTAGCCGCTCACTGCTTCTGCTGTGGTGGTGAGTGCGCGGTCGCCTTGTCCGACTTGGCTGTATCGCGCACCGAGATCGCTGAGTGTCTCCAGCATAGCGGGCCGCCACATGTCGTCGATGGTCACGAGTTCGTACATGATGCCGCGGGCTTGTTCGGTGACGGTCAAGGCCTCGACGACGTCGCCTCGGTCGGCGAGGTGACTGCCGAGGTTCTGCAGGGCTTGCGCCAGGGCGGCTCGATCACGTTGTGTCCCTGTGGCATTGACGGAAAGTTGAATTGCTTCGACGGCGCCGCGGCTGGCCTGCACGGCCTCGTCGAGGCGTCCTTCCAAGCTCAAGGCCAGTGCTAGAACGTTGCGGGCGACACCGAGGCGGTAGCGGTTGTCGCCGCCGATCTGAAGGAATTGCTCCTCTAGTTCCACGGCTTGTGCGGCGACGGAGGAGGCTTCCCTGTCCTGGGCATCCATCAGTGCACCCGCCAGATTGTGTGCCGCGGCCGCGAGGTCGGTTACGACTTCTGGTCGCTGACGTACGAGCTGGTTGTAGGCCGCAACGGCGCGGCGTCCGGTCTGGACGGCTCTGGTGATCTGGCCGGTGGTTTTGTAGAGGGTGGCTAGGTGTGCCAGCGCCGGAGCTGCCTGCTGTTCACGATCGGGTCCGGTGAGGCGCTCGGCAGTAGAGGTGGCCTGCTCGGCGAGGGATAGTGCGCCGCTGATGTCACCGCGCTCGGCGGCGTCGATGGAGACAGCTAGTGCCGCTGCAGCGAAATCTTTCGACAGTGACCGCTTTTCGCGTAGCAGCTCCAGCCCGCGCCTGCCGGCGCGGGCTACGTATCTCCAGAGGTAGCGGTCTAGATGAGGGCTGCGCGTGGAGGTCGGCGGGGAGTCAGGTACGTCGGATTCGCCGAC
This genomic window contains:
- a CDS encoding tyrosine-type recombinase/integrase, translating into MHIRVRESSRRIKGKPIKRYQAVWYERDREYRETFDTRELAEDKLDNVKRQLAQGQSPASLRERGRETFGVVAAQWLASRHDLKPRTRAEYVNLLSDKIRARRNADGASTADLSIRRTFGDRPVNEIMRADVADWVGNLAKAGKSASTVRHHYFVVRQILSQAVADGRLTVNPADHVKLPSERSAAGGTPGVVDDPDMFLTADQVAALVNATPWPCNVMVHLAAWSGLRAAELAGLQVGDVELPDRSINSSALTKPGLLHVERTMITVDGALVYDTPKTKGSRRRVPLMTATTELLREYLADHPRRDEPTAPLFCAVSLRPAKPTGKRATDAYGNRMVSTASEALAALPVEQAADRLVLDWSASIRHQTFYKAVFRPAVLRANRIGGDDSVLPPALKFHALRHTYASLCVAAGIPPLQLSRFMGHAKVTTTLAVYTHLFDDDHSETMAALEAISTPTATLNVVPLRRARHR
- a CDS encoding AAA family ATPase, whose translation is MAAAKSGPTADPITNGSELHDDSGEQRIFREYGPTEWAKPVESLEFLVGKVLCRDTWGPNAGPKKSLKTHDNIAIALAVATKINLYRSQLFAVRHPGKVLYIVGEGGENYIFRTLQRMCRAYDVDPRDVAKDPRFPLVTEFGAAPLDSDRLRDEIKRLLDRHQPVLVLMESFYNFHPAEVNAANLYERGQVIDAYHKLVRAGGEDVVSLLTDHYRSTAGKTLDLDNISMAGQAENADSWITRHHNKTPDVVNGEFSMRVGFGSRQWSGTEWKVDWHLGPFNHDLGCHTGDISWDVAEALPKPDNINSASPRMRFNDDKDLQIHLRHYVSLHPNMTQTAILDALSLDTKLPKKTLKEMWAKAQECGLIVDKSIAREETDPRDSTKRRKVTRRIWFLGQGTPTLAESRQTWGADPLPGATP
- a CDS encoding esterase/lipase family protein — translated: MADNDLIVVIPGITGSTLRFDGTEIWSSKPTTVLATLATFGKHIRKLKLPNDIGDRAPEDGVEAAELISTLRFIPGLWTPIHGYDKLVERLRATRVRASAGLQEFNDLNPVLFPYDWRLSNRHNARQLQMCAESALDRWRDCAPQNRDAKIIFVCHSMGGLIARWYISKEGGAPHTRKMITLGTPYRGAIKAMSVLVDGPMPKLGRFGEHLHETVLSFPSVHQLLPSYACVNHGDRELEYLVDQTTSVLPSTLCRDAARFYQELEDAESEDVGNLARRHAIVGAKQPTTASAALIGGRYVFSNLLGDSDVAGDGTVSAASGPKGVPLDDNSIRRIADKHGHLQCNNAALDEVESVVSSAPVIVKAVPAEDYSVTVPELLSVGDPVTATISSPAGRRSVLVTVRNEHGAVVEEVEKVLRQSAVEYRTAPLDPGAYSLEVREVADVASTTGVTSSFLVWPR